Proteins from a genomic interval of Acanthopagrus latus isolate v.2019 chromosome 7, fAcaLat1.1, whole genome shotgun sequence:
- the itih6 gene encoding inter-alpha-trypsin inhibitor heavy chain H6 isoform X2 produces MWPTLTRLVSAGAGVTRVNKKRAETPRREPLCVVPSTRQSDAGQTVMGLKVTDYHVRCSVVSRYAVTTVQSSVWNQLPVTKEAAFEVDLPSSAFISNFTITSNGKVYVAQVKERAAARKIYDAAKKQGKTAGLVATKEREIEKFRVAVSVPSGARMLFSLSYEELLPRRFGRYELSLGLRPGQPVQNLTLDVSITERTGISFIKVLPLKASRLLSNTAQGDADAPASTHVERSATCARVRYSPTLQQQNSISSKGLNADFIIQYDVELRDLMGEIQVYDGYFVHYFAPRGLPVVPKDVIFVIDVSGSMIGTKIKQTKQAMSTILGDLREGDHFNIITFSDKVHTWRKGRTVRATRQNVRDAKDFVRRIIAEGWTNINAALLSAAQLVNPSSSTSPKLGSSRRVPLVIFLTDGEATIGVTAGDTILNNAKKALGSASLFGLAFGDDADFLLLKRLALDNRGLARMVYEDADAALQLKGFYDEVASPLLSDIQLSYLDDQAYDITCSLFPNYFQGSELVVAGKVKPGVKDLKVSMSAIDSKEHVKLESDVLISHANGNGTADSFDCSAGLEGISSFVHRLWAYFTIKELLLAKLNATDPAMQRLLADKATNLSLKYNFVTPVTSLVVVKPDADETSPSPTTPKPTTAATITTTVTATTTAKISAAGAAKKLSSPSNPRPNKTKPDPPQPPPNIPQTKKISPTTVKTVPSPSKKTTTTSSPVKTAPASFSGKKPSPSQNDSKAASPPPAGRIPTSLLNALKTASPPAPGKVSTPQPSASKTTTPSTTTTVLTFTTSTTPPPAPLPTPQTGSVRSTLPPVRATVRSTEAGNGTTSAPDVLQPEITAAPPKLPLPPLTSPTPAPAPAVDDNNTDPETELRVASFVSATFAPMPGVTDGPRLWEAAGLLDVSTFIQRKDIDLVKDYDATYDYDYDLNYDSDWDDTADTGSFEPPSRLSTIRVFSSSVDGDPHFVVQLPKLHQNLCFTVDGRANDVLRLLEDPERGIIVDGHLMGAPTKHGVEDRSRTYFDQLTISSATGGSGDITITLSLDAVVVEGEGQDILPINQQGSVRRQGVTVTVDNHRSCWVELAKDVRFLVLFHHYKHPSYLQMAHLGFYITDGRGLTASTQGLLGQFQHVDMSVTAEKDYLDGGAHKEAISARGILRWGSEHMPVTLQDKTLKDTVRKRHTGKCWVVPKAELERLLGHPYESYVVDRV; encoded by the exons ATGTGGCCTACGCTGACCAGATTGGTCTCAGCAGGCGCCGGCGTTACCCGAGTAAACAAGAAGAGGGCAGAGACACCACGCAGGGAACCGCTTTGTGTCGTTCCATCGACTCGCCAGAGCGATGCAGGGCAGACTGTGATGGGG CTGAAGGTGACAGACTATCATGTGAGGTGTTCGGTGGTGTCCCGCTACGCTGTTACCACAGTCCAGAGTTCAGTATGGAACCAGCTCCCCGTCACCAAGGAGGCCGCCTTCGAGGTGGACCTGCCCTCCTCTGCTTTCATCTCCAACTTCACCAT CACCTCCAATGGCAAGGTGTACGTGGCCCAGGTGAAGGAAAGAGCTGCTGCCAGGAAAATTTACGATGCTGCTAAGAAGCAAGGAAAAACAGCCGGACTTGTCGCCACAAA agagagggagattgaGAAGTTCCGTGTGGCGGTGAGTGTCCCGTCGGGAGCTCGGATGTTATTCTCCCTGTCCTACGAGGAGCTGCTGCCTCGTCGGTTCGGCCGCTATGAGCTCAGCCTGGGTCTGAGGCCCGGGCAGCCCGTGCAGAACCTCACCTTAGATGTCAGCATCACAGAGAGGACGGGCATCAGTTTCATCAAAGTCCTTCCTCTCAAGGCAAGCAGACTCCTCTCCAACACTGCTCAAG GTGATGCAGACGCCCCTGCCTCCACTCACGTCGAGCGGAGCGCCACCTGTGCTCGAGTTCGCTACAGTccaactctgcagcagcagaacagcatCTCCTCCAAAGGTCTTAATGCAGACTTCATCATTCAGTATGATGTGGAACTCAGAGACCTCATGGGGGAAATCCAG GTGTATGACGGCTACTTTGTGCATTACTTTGCACCCAGAGGGCTTCCTGTGGTTCCCAAGGATGTTATATTTGTCATTGATGTCAGCGGCTCAATGATAGGCACCAAGATAAAACAG ACCAAGCAGGCCATGAGCACCATACTCGGGGACCTACGAGAGGGAGACCACTTTAATATCATCACCTTCTCAGACAAGGTCCACACCTGGAGGAAAGGGCGAACGGTGCGGGCAACGCGTCAGAATGTACGAGACGCCAAAGACTTCGTGAGGAGGATTATTGCAGAAGGAT GGACCAATATCAatgcagctctgctctcagcCGCCCAGCTCGTCAACCCttcatcctccacctctcccaAACTCGGCTCATCCCGCCGCGTTCCTCTGGTCATTTTCCTCACTGATGGGGAGGCAACCATTGGAGTAACAGCTGGCGACACCATCCTCAACAATGCCAAGAAGGCTTTGGGTTCTGCCTCTCTGTTTGGCCTCGCTTTCGGGGATGATGCAGACTTCCTCCTTCTGAAACGGCTGGCACTGGATAACCGAGGCCTGGCGAGGATGGTGTATGAGGACGCAGACGCAGCCTTGCAGCTGAAGGGCTTCTACGATGAGGTGGCCAGCCCGTTGCTGTCAGACATCCAGCTGTCGTACCTGGACGATCAGGCGTATGACATCACCTGCTCCCTGTTCCCCAACTACTTCCAAGGCTCCGAGTTGGTGGTGGCTGGGAAAGTCAAACCAGGGGTCAAGGATTTAAAGGTGTCGATGTCCGCCATTGATTCAAAGGAACATGTCAAGCTGGAGAGCGATGTTTTGATTTCCCATGCAAATGGCAATGGGACTGCAGATTCATTCGACTGTTCAGCAGGCTTGGAAGGAATCTCCAGCTTTGTGCACCGTCTCTGGGCGTATTTCACCAtcaaggagctgctgctggccaAACTGAACGCCACTGACCCTGCAATGCAAAGGTTACTGGCAGACAAGGCCACCAACCTCTCCCTCAAGTATAACTTTGTAACACCGGTCACCTCTTTAGTTGTAGTTAAACCAGATGCAGATGAAACGTCTCCCTCGCCAACCACTCCAAAGCCCACCACCGCTGCCACTATAACCACAACGGTGACGGCTACTACCACCGCCAAAATATCTGCAGCCGGTGCTGCAAAGAAGCTGAGCTCACCTTCTAACCCGAGGCCAAACAAAACTAAACCAGACCCTCCTCAGCCACCTCCGAACAtaccacaaactaaaaaaatcTCACCTACCACAGTAAAAACTGTGCCGTCACCGTCCAAGAAAACCACAACAACCTCAAGTCCTGTCAAAACTGCCCCAGCATCATTCTCTGGTAAAAAGCCCTCTCCTTCCCAAAATGACTCTAaagctgcctctcctcctcctgctgggaGGATTCCCACCTCTCTCCTCAATGCTCTGAAAACAGCGTCACCTCCTGCACCTGGAAAAGTCTCCACCCCTCAGCCCAGTGCCTCGAAAACAACCACTCCATCGACAACCACCACGGTCTTAACATtcaccaccagcaccacacctccacctgcaccccTGCCTACCCCTCAGACGGGCTCAGTGAGGTCAACCCTCCCTCCTGTCAGAGCGACGGTACGCTCCACAGAGGCAGGAAACGGCACCACATCTGCTCCAGATGTTCTGCAACCTGAAATCACAGCCGCTCCACCCAAGCTGCCGCTGCCTCCGCTCACCTCTCCGACCCCGGCGCCCGCTCCAGCTGTGGACGACAACAACACAGACCCAGAGACGGAACTGAGAGTGGCCAGCTTTGTGTCTGCCACCTTTGCTCCCATGCCCGGGGTGACAGATGGGCCGCGGCTGTGGGAAGCAGCAGGACTTCTGG ATGTCTCCACTTTTATTCAGAGAAAAG ATATTGACCTTGTGAAAG ACTATGATGCAACCTATGACTACGACTACGATCTCAACTACGATTCAGACT GGGATGATACTGCAGACACTGGATCATTTG AACCTCCGTCCAGGCTGAGCACCATCCGAGTCTTCTCCTCATCAG TTGATGGAGATCCTCATTTTGTGGTCCAGCTGCCAAAGCTGCATCAGAACCTGTGTTTCACTGTAGACGGGAGGGCTAATGATGTTCTCAGACTGTTAGAGGACCCAGAGAGAG GGATCATTGTCGATGGCCACCTGATGGGAGCTCCCACCAAGCACGGCGTAGAAGATCGCTCCAGGACCTACTTCGACCAGCTCACCATCTCCTCAGCCACGGGCGGCTCTGGTGACATCACCATCACCCTCTCACTGGACGCTGTCGTGGTGGAAGGGGAAGGGCAGGATATTCTTCCCATCAACCAGCAGGGATCAGTGAGGCGGCAGGGTGTGACGGTCACAGTGGACAACCACAGGAGCTGCTGGGTCGAGCTGGCCAAGGATGTGCGGTTCCTGGTCCTGTTCCACCACTACAAACACCCCAGCTACCTACAGATGGCTCACCTGGGGTTTTACATCACGGACGGACGGGGGTTGACGGCTTCAACTCAAGGCCTGCTGG GCCAGTTTCAGCATGTTGACATGAGTGTGACCGCAGAGAAGGATTATCTGGATGGAGGCGCTCACAAGGAGGCAATTTCAGCCAGGGGGATCCTGAGGTGGGGATCCGAGCACATGCCAGTCACCCTGCAAGACAAGACGCTGAAAGACACGGTGCGAAAGCGCCACACAGGCAAGTGCTGGGTGGTGCCCAAGGCAGAGCTCGAGAGACTACTGGGTCATCCATACGAGAGCTACGTGGTGGATCGTGTGTAA
- the itih6 gene encoding inter-alpha-trypsin inhibitor heavy chain H6 isoform X1, which translates to MDMMSFRVRCFLVFLTFYVQGGLSRDYEANLGTNNLLQRIKRQSKPSKPVLKVTDYHVRCSVVSRYAVTTVQSSVWNQLPVTKEAAFEVDLPSSAFISNFTITSNGKVYVAQVKERAAARKIYDAAKKQGKTAGLVATKEREIEKFRVAVSVPSGARMLFSLSYEELLPRRFGRYELSLGLRPGQPVQNLTLDVSITERTGISFIKVLPLKASRLLSNTAQGDADAPASTHVERSATCARVRYSPTLQQQNSISSKGLNADFIIQYDVELRDLMGEIQVYDGYFVHYFAPRGLPVVPKDVIFVIDVSGSMIGTKIKQTKQAMSTILGDLREGDHFNIITFSDKVHTWRKGRTVRATRQNVRDAKDFVRRIIAEGWTNINAALLSAAQLVNPSSSTSPKLGSSRRVPLVIFLTDGEATIGVTAGDTILNNAKKALGSASLFGLAFGDDADFLLLKRLALDNRGLARMVYEDADAALQLKGFYDEVASPLLSDIQLSYLDDQAYDITCSLFPNYFQGSELVVAGKVKPGVKDLKVSMSAIDSKEHVKLESDVLISHANGNGTADSFDCSAGLEGISSFVHRLWAYFTIKELLLAKLNATDPAMQRLLADKATNLSLKYNFVTPVTSLVVVKPDADETSPSPTTPKPTTAATITTTVTATTTAKISAAGAAKKLSSPSNPRPNKTKPDPPQPPPNIPQTKKISPTTVKTVPSPSKKTTTTSSPVKTAPASFSGKKPSPSQNDSKAASPPPAGRIPTSLLNALKTASPPAPGKVSTPQPSASKTTTPSTTTTVLTFTTSTTPPPAPLPTPQTGSVRSTLPPVRATVRSTEAGNGTTSAPDVLQPEITAAPPKLPLPPLTSPTPAPAPAVDDNNTDPETELRVASFVSATFAPMPGVTDGPRLWEAAGLLDVSTFIQRKDIDLVKDYDATYDYDYDLNYDSDWDDTADTGSFEPPSRLSTIRVFSSSVDGDPHFVVQLPKLHQNLCFTVDGRANDVLRLLEDPERGIIVDGHLMGAPTKHGVEDRSRTYFDQLTISSATGGSGDITITLSLDAVVVEGEGQDILPINQQGSVRRQGVTVTVDNHRSCWVELAKDVRFLVLFHHYKHPSYLQMAHLGFYITDGRGLTASTQGLLGQFQHVDMSVTAEKDYLDGGAHKEAISARGILRWGSEHMPVTLQDKTLKDTVRKRHTGKCWVVPKAELERLLGHPYESYVVDRV; encoded by the exons ATGGACATGATGAGCTTTAGAGTCCGGTGCTTTCTAGTTTTCCTCACTTTTTACGTGCAAGGGGGATTATCAAGGGATTATGAAGCAAACCTCGGAACAAATAATCTTTTACAG agaATTAAACGTCAGAGCAAACCCTCGAAACCAGTG CTGAAGGTGACAGACTATCATGTGAGGTGTTCGGTGGTGTCCCGCTACGCTGTTACCACAGTCCAGAGTTCAGTATGGAACCAGCTCCCCGTCACCAAGGAGGCCGCCTTCGAGGTGGACCTGCCCTCCTCTGCTTTCATCTCCAACTTCACCAT CACCTCCAATGGCAAGGTGTACGTGGCCCAGGTGAAGGAAAGAGCTGCTGCCAGGAAAATTTACGATGCTGCTAAGAAGCAAGGAAAAACAGCCGGACTTGTCGCCACAAA agagagggagattgaGAAGTTCCGTGTGGCGGTGAGTGTCCCGTCGGGAGCTCGGATGTTATTCTCCCTGTCCTACGAGGAGCTGCTGCCTCGTCGGTTCGGCCGCTATGAGCTCAGCCTGGGTCTGAGGCCCGGGCAGCCCGTGCAGAACCTCACCTTAGATGTCAGCATCACAGAGAGGACGGGCATCAGTTTCATCAAAGTCCTTCCTCTCAAGGCAAGCAGACTCCTCTCCAACACTGCTCAAG GTGATGCAGACGCCCCTGCCTCCACTCACGTCGAGCGGAGCGCCACCTGTGCTCGAGTTCGCTACAGTccaactctgcagcagcagaacagcatCTCCTCCAAAGGTCTTAATGCAGACTTCATCATTCAGTATGATGTGGAACTCAGAGACCTCATGGGGGAAATCCAG GTGTATGACGGCTACTTTGTGCATTACTTTGCACCCAGAGGGCTTCCTGTGGTTCCCAAGGATGTTATATTTGTCATTGATGTCAGCGGCTCAATGATAGGCACCAAGATAAAACAG ACCAAGCAGGCCATGAGCACCATACTCGGGGACCTACGAGAGGGAGACCACTTTAATATCATCACCTTCTCAGACAAGGTCCACACCTGGAGGAAAGGGCGAACGGTGCGGGCAACGCGTCAGAATGTACGAGACGCCAAAGACTTCGTGAGGAGGATTATTGCAGAAGGAT GGACCAATATCAatgcagctctgctctcagcCGCCCAGCTCGTCAACCCttcatcctccacctctcccaAACTCGGCTCATCCCGCCGCGTTCCTCTGGTCATTTTCCTCACTGATGGGGAGGCAACCATTGGAGTAACAGCTGGCGACACCATCCTCAACAATGCCAAGAAGGCTTTGGGTTCTGCCTCTCTGTTTGGCCTCGCTTTCGGGGATGATGCAGACTTCCTCCTTCTGAAACGGCTGGCACTGGATAACCGAGGCCTGGCGAGGATGGTGTATGAGGACGCAGACGCAGCCTTGCAGCTGAAGGGCTTCTACGATGAGGTGGCCAGCCCGTTGCTGTCAGACATCCAGCTGTCGTACCTGGACGATCAGGCGTATGACATCACCTGCTCCCTGTTCCCCAACTACTTCCAAGGCTCCGAGTTGGTGGTGGCTGGGAAAGTCAAACCAGGGGTCAAGGATTTAAAGGTGTCGATGTCCGCCATTGATTCAAAGGAACATGTCAAGCTGGAGAGCGATGTTTTGATTTCCCATGCAAATGGCAATGGGACTGCAGATTCATTCGACTGTTCAGCAGGCTTGGAAGGAATCTCCAGCTTTGTGCACCGTCTCTGGGCGTATTTCACCAtcaaggagctgctgctggccaAACTGAACGCCACTGACCCTGCAATGCAAAGGTTACTGGCAGACAAGGCCACCAACCTCTCCCTCAAGTATAACTTTGTAACACCGGTCACCTCTTTAGTTGTAGTTAAACCAGATGCAGATGAAACGTCTCCCTCGCCAACCACTCCAAAGCCCACCACCGCTGCCACTATAACCACAACGGTGACGGCTACTACCACCGCCAAAATATCTGCAGCCGGTGCTGCAAAGAAGCTGAGCTCACCTTCTAACCCGAGGCCAAACAAAACTAAACCAGACCCTCCTCAGCCACCTCCGAACAtaccacaaactaaaaaaatcTCACCTACCACAGTAAAAACTGTGCCGTCACCGTCCAAGAAAACCACAACAACCTCAAGTCCTGTCAAAACTGCCCCAGCATCATTCTCTGGTAAAAAGCCCTCTCCTTCCCAAAATGACTCTAaagctgcctctcctcctcctgctgggaGGATTCCCACCTCTCTCCTCAATGCTCTGAAAACAGCGTCACCTCCTGCACCTGGAAAAGTCTCCACCCCTCAGCCCAGTGCCTCGAAAACAACCACTCCATCGACAACCACCACGGTCTTAACATtcaccaccagcaccacacctccacctgcaccccTGCCTACCCCTCAGACGGGCTCAGTGAGGTCAACCCTCCCTCCTGTCAGAGCGACGGTACGCTCCACAGAGGCAGGAAACGGCACCACATCTGCTCCAGATGTTCTGCAACCTGAAATCACAGCCGCTCCACCCAAGCTGCCGCTGCCTCCGCTCACCTCTCCGACCCCGGCGCCCGCTCCAGCTGTGGACGACAACAACACAGACCCAGAGACGGAACTGAGAGTGGCCAGCTTTGTGTCTGCCACCTTTGCTCCCATGCCCGGGGTGACAGATGGGCCGCGGCTGTGGGAAGCAGCAGGACTTCTGG ATGTCTCCACTTTTATTCAGAGAAAAG ATATTGACCTTGTGAAAG ACTATGATGCAACCTATGACTACGACTACGATCTCAACTACGATTCAGACT GGGATGATACTGCAGACACTGGATCATTTG AACCTCCGTCCAGGCTGAGCACCATCCGAGTCTTCTCCTCATCAG TTGATGGAGATCCTCATTTTGTGGTCCAGCTGCCAAAGCTGCATCAGAACCTGTGTTTCACTGTAGACGGGAGGGCTAATGATGTTCTCAGACTGTTAGAGGACCCAGAGAGAG GGATCATTGTCGATGGCCACCTGATGGGAGCTCCCACCAAGCACGGCGTAGAAGATCGCTCCAGGACCTACTTCGACCAGCTCACCATCTCCTCAGCCACGGGCGGCTCTGGTGACATCACCATCACCCTCTCACTGGACGCTGTCGTGGTGGAAGGGGAAGGGCAGGATATTCTTCCCATCAACCAGCAGGGATCAGTGAGGCGGCAGGGTGTGACGGTCACAGTGGACAACCACAGGAGCTGCTGGGTCGAGCTGGCCAAGGATGTGCGGTTCCTGGTCCTGTTCCACCACTACAAACACCCCAGCTACCTACAGATGGCTCACCTGGGGTTTTACATCACGGACGGACGGGGGTTGACGGCTTCAACTCAAGGCCTGCTGG GCCAGTTTCAGCATGTTGACATGAGTGTGACCGCAGAGAAGGATTATCTGGATGGAGGCGCTCACAAGGAGGCAATTTCAGCCAGGGGGATCCTGAGGTGGGGATCCGAGCACATGCCAGTCACCCTGCAAGACAAGACGCTGAAAGACACGGTGCGAAAGCGCCACACAGGCAAGTGCTGGGTGGTGCCCAAGGCAGAGCTCGAGAGACTACTGGGTCATCCATACGAGAGCTACGTGGTGGATCGTGTGTAA